Part of the Streptomyces sp. HSG2 genome, GCCGACCCGCGACCCGTACGCCCGCCTGGCGCGTGGCTGCCGGCCGCGGGGATGCCGCGCACCCGCGCGCAGGGTGCGCGGTCGTCGTGTCCGGTACGTCATCGGCGCCGAGCCGGGGCAGGTCAACGGCCGGCGATGGCACGGCCCGCGAGAGGGCGGGGCGGTCTGACAGCGAGGTGCCCGGCGGGTTCCCGCGCGGTGCTTTCGCGTTCCGCTGTCGGGGAGCGCCGTCGCCGGGACCCCTCGTGGCGCCCTCGGAGCGCCCCTGCGGGCGTCCCGCGTCGAGGCCCCGTGCCGCCGTTCCCCGCGGACTCCCCGCCTTCCCCAGGCGAATCGTGCCCATCACACTCACCGCGAGGTGTCCCCATGCCCAGTGATTTCTTCGTCCCCGACCCGGGAGGCCGGGTTCCCGACGCCGGAGGCTACTTCGGCGCCTTCGGCGGGACCTTCATCCCGGAGGCGCTCGTCGCCGCCGTGGACCAGGTGGCCGTCGAGTACGACAAGGCCAAGGCCGACCCGGAGTTCGCGCGCGAACTCGACGGACTCTTGACGGACTACACCGGCCGGCCCAGCGCGCTCACCGAGGTGCCGCGTTTCGCGGAGCGGGCGGGTGGCGCCCGGATCCTCCTCAAGAGGGAGGACCTCAACCACACCGGCTCCCACAAGATCAACAACGTGCTGGGTCAGGCGTTGCTGACCAAGCGGATGGGCAAGACCCGGGTCATCGCCGAGACCGGGGCCGGTCAACACGGTGTCGCCACGGCCACCGCCTGCGCCTTGTTCGGTCTCGAATGCGTCGTCTACATGGGTGAGATCGACACCCGGCGGCAGGCCCTGAACGTCGCGCGGATGCGGATGTTGGGCGCCGAGGTCGTCGCCGTGAAGTCCGGCAGTCGCACTCTGAAGGACGCCATCAACGAGGCGTTCCGCGATTGGGTCGCCAACGTCGACCGGACGCACTACCTCTTCGGCACGGTCGCCGGTCCGCACCCGTTCCCCGCGATGGTCCGCGACTTCCATCGTGTCATCGGCGTGGAGGCCCGACGCCAGGTGCTGGAGCGCGTGGGGCGTCTGCCGGACGCCGCCGTGGCCTGCGTGGGTGGGGGGTCCAACGCGATCGGCCTCTTCCACGCCTTCATCCCGGACACCTCCGTCCGCCTGGTGGGTTGCGAGCCCGCCGGGCACGGCCTGGAGACCGGGGAGCACGCCGCGACCCTCACCGCGGGCGAGCCCGGCATCCTGCACGGTTCCCGCTCCTATGTCCTCCAGGACGACGAGGGCCAGATCACCGAGCCCTACTC contains:
- the trpB gene encoding tryptophan synthase subunit beta, whose amino-acid sequence is MPSDFFVPDPGGRVPDAGGYFGAFGGTFIPEALVAAVDQVAVEYDKAKADPEFARELDGLLTDYTGRPSALTEVPRFAERAGGARILLKREDLNHTGSHKINNVLGQALLTKRMGKTRVIAETGAGQHGVATATACALFGLECVVYMGEIDTRRQALNVARMRMLGAEVVAVKSGSRTLKDAINEAFRDWVANVDRTHYLFGTVAGPHPFPAMVRDFHRVIGVEARRQVLERVGRLPDAAVACVGGGSNAIGLFHAFIPDTSVRLVGCEPAGHGLETGEHAATLTAGEPGILHGSRSYVLQDDEGQITEPYSISAGLDYPGIGPEHAYLKDSGRAEYRAVTDDAAMEALRLLSRTEGIIPAIESAHGLAGALELGRELGPDAVIVVNLSGRGDKDMDTAARYFGLYDTDAEVPAEAGGEAEIEGDAR